The following proteins are co-located in the Alcaligenes faecalis genome:
- a CDS encoding amino acid ABC transporter permease, translated as MSHTPTSTVSGPPPLQRGTLGWLRQNLFSSPLNAILTALSAWLLLMTVPAMIDWLFIKANFDAQTAQDCRASAGACWAFIREKHRLILFGIYPYDEQWRPLLASVLLTLLIVCSCVRWFWKPWLPLLWLVGLVVVGILMWGGVLGLSYVENSLWGGLPLTLILATFGIAFAFPLGLLLALGRTSRLPAVKAVCVVYIELIRGVPLISLLFMSSVMLPLFMPEGFNIDKLLRAQIAIILFAAAYIAETVRGGLQAIPKGQYEGAASLGLSYWRTMRQIILPQALKIVIPPLVGIFISLFKDTSLVVIIGIFDLTQAAKVALADAAWRGFSREAYLFIALIYFVFCYSISRYSRSLERRLQTGYER; from the coding sequence ATGAGTCATACGCCTACATCCACCGTAAGTGGGCCACCGCCACTGCAGCGGGGCACCCTGGGCTGGCTGCGCCAGAATCTGTTTTCTTCCCCCCTGAACGCCATCTTGACGGCGCTGTCGGCCTGGTTACTGTTGATGACCGTACCAGCGATGATCGACTGGCTGTTCATCAAGGCCAATTTTGATGCACAAACCGCGCAGGATTGTCGGGCCAGTGCCGGTGCGTGCTGGGCTTTCATTCGTGAAAAGCATCGCCTGATCCTGTTTGGCATCTATCCCTATGACGAGCAGTGGCGGCCTTTGTTGGCCTCTGTCCTGCTGACCCTGTTGATCGTGTGTAGCTGCGTGCGTTGGTTCTGGAAGCCCTGGTTGCCTTTGCTATGGCTGGTCGGTCTGGTCGTCGTGGGCATTTTGATGTGGGGCGGGGTGCTGGGCTTGAGCTATGTGGAAAACAGTCTGTGGGGTGGCTTACCGCTGACCTTGATTCTGGCCACTTTCGGCATCGCTTTTGCTTTCCCTTTAGGCTTGTTGCTGGCTTTGGGGCGTACTTCGCGTTTGCCTGCCGTCAAGGCAGTGTGTGTGGTTTACATCGAACTGATTCGTGGTGTGCCGCTGATCAGCTTGTTGTTCATGTCCTCGGTGATGTTGCCTTTGTTCATGCCCGAGGGCTTTAATATCGACAAACTGCTGCGCGCCCAGATCGCCATCATTCTGTTTGCAGCGGCCTACATTGCAGAGACCGTGCGGGGTGGTTTGCAGGCTATTCCCAAAGGACAGTATGAAGGGGCGGCCTCGCTGGGTTTGAGCTATTGGCGCACCATGCGTCAGATCATTTTGCCGCAGGCCCTCAAGATCGTGATTCCGCCATTGGTAGGTATCTTTATTTCCTTGTTCAAGGACACCTCCCTGGTCGTGATTATCGGTATCTTCGATTTGACCCAGGCGGCCAAAGTGGCCCTGGCCGATGCGGCTTGGCGCGGCTTTAGCCGGGAAGCCTATCTGTTCATCGCACTGATTTATTTTGTGTTCTGCTATTCCATCTCTCGCTACAGTCGTTCGTTGGAGCGACGTTTGCAAACGGGTTATGAACGCTGA
- a CDS encoding amino acid ABC transporter permease — MAQNTPAAPAPPKRRLSWNDPFTRGIIYQVLILGVLGFCVWYLVSNTLHNLAVRNISTGFDFLNREAGFAIGESAVAYTPSDTYGRAILVGLVNTLKVAVIGIIAATAFGTLLGIARLSKNWLVSRLAGLYVEVMRNVPLLLQLFFWYALITETLPGPRQALNPLGGVFLSNRGLKLPTLQGDGMDWIFMGLGLAVVLWVLMAHWARRRLEKTGRPFPTIRFGILLLIVMPVLALLLSPAPLALDMPRLQGFNFVGGVTLSPEFAALLAGLVTYTSAFVAEVVRSGIQAVGKGQWEAAQALGLSRGRMMRLVVLPQALRVIVPPMTSQYLNLTKNSSLAVAIGYPDIVSVVNTTLNQTGQAIEGILIIMAAYLTVSLSISVFMNWYNNRIALVER, encoded by the coding sequence ATGGCACAAAATACACCTGCCGCGCCAGCCCCCCCTAAACGGCGCCTGTCCTGGAATGATCCGTTCACACGCGGCATTATTTACCAGGTGCTGATTTTGGGTGTGCTCGGTTTCTGTGTGTGGTATCTGGTTTCCAATACCTTGCACAACTTGGCTGTTCGCAATATTTCTACCGGCTTTGATTTCCTGAATCGAGAGGCTGGCTTTGCCATTGGCGAGTCGGCCGTGGCGTATACGCCGTCAGACACCTATGGGCGGGCCATCCTGGTCGGCCTGGTCAATACGCTGAAAGTGGCGGTGATCGGCATTATTGCTGCCACCGCGTTTGGCACTTTGCTGGGTATTGCCCGTTTGTCCAAGAATTGGTTGGTTTCCAGGCTGGCTGGCTTGTACGTAGAAGTGATGCGTAACGTGCCGCTGCTGCTGCAATTGTTCTTCTGGTACGCCCTGATTACCGAGACCTTGCCCGGACCGCGGCAGGCTTTGAATCCGCTGGGCGGCGTATTTTTATCGAATCGTGGCTTGAAGTTGCCGACCTTGCAGGGCGATGGCATGGACTGGATCTTCATGGGTCTGGGTTTGGCCGTGGTGCTGTGGGTCTTGATGGCGCATTGGGCGCGTCGTCGCCTGGAAAAAACGGGCCGCCCTTTCCCTACCATCCGCTTTGGTATTTTGTTGCTTATTGTGATGCCGGTTCTGGCCCTATTGCTCAGTCCTGCGCCCTTGGCGCTGGATATGCCACGTTTGCAAGGCTTCAACTTTGTCGGAGGCGTGACCTTATCGCCTGAGTTTGCTGCCCTGCTAGCCGGTTTGGTCACCTATACCTCGGCTTTTGTCGCGGAAGTGGTGCGCTCCGGTATTCAAGCAGTGGGCAAAGGGCAGTGGGAGGCGGCGCAGGCGCTGGGTCTGTCCCGTGGCCGCATGATGCGTCTGGTGGTTCTGCCTCAGGCTTTGCGTGTGATTGTGCCGCCCATGACCAGCCAGTACCTGAACCTGACTAAAAACAGTTCTCTGGCAGTGGCCATTGGCTATCCCGATATTGTGTCTGTGGTGAACACCACCTTGAACCAGACAGGCCAGGCGATTGAAGGCATTTTGATTATTATGGCGGCCTATCTGACGGTCAGCCTGTCGATCTCGGTCTTCATGAACTGGTACAACAATCGCATTGCTTTGGTGGAGCGTTAA
- a CDS encoding amino acid ABC transporter substrate-binding protein has product MTLVKTIACSVALMALAANAQAGETLDAVKKKGFVQCGVSTGIAGFSLADSKGVWSGIDVDMCSAIAAAVFGDAKKYKVTPLTTQQRFTALQSGEVDVLTRNTTATISRDTTLGLVSTGTNYYDSQGVMVKKSLGVKSAKELDGAAVCVQPGTTTELNLADWFRAQGIKFNPVVINNPEEAMRSFTSGRCDGFTSDKSQLAAMRAAQTTPDEFDILPEDFSKEPLGPFVRQGDDDWFTLVRWTLNAMLEAEEYGITSANVDEMTKSDNPNVQRILGVSGELGKGLKLDNKWAYNIIKQVGNYGESFERNLGKSTALKLDRGLNAQWRDGGVMYGWPVR; this is encoded by the coding sequence ATGACCTTAGTGAAAACCATTGCATGTAGTGTTGCGTTGATGGCCTTGGCCGCTAATGCACAAGCAGGTGAAACACTGGACGCCGTCAAGAAAAAGGGCTTTGTTCAGTGTGGTGTCTCAACAGGTATTGCAGGATTCTCACTGGCCGATAGCAAGGGAGTCTGGTCTGGTATTGACGTAGACATGTGCAGTGCGATAGCCGCTGCTGTTTTTGGAGATGCAAAAAAATACAAGGTTACGCCCTTGACCACTCAGCAGCGTTTTACGGCCTTGCAATCAGGGGAGGTCGATGTGCTGACCCGTAACACGACGGCGACGATCTCGCGCGACACGACATTGGGTTTAGTCAGTACGGGCACTAACTATTATGACAGTCAGGGCGTGATGGTGAAAAAATCCCTGGGCGTGAAAAGTGCCAAGGAGCTGGATGGAGCCGCTGTGTGTGTACAACCTGGTACCACGACCGAGCTGAATCTGGCGGACTGGTTCCGGGCGCAGGGCATCAAGTTCAACCCTGTGGTGATCAACAACCCTGAAGAAGCCATGCGCTCCTTTACCTCTGGTCGTTGCGACGGCTTTACCAGCGATAAATCTCAACTGGCAGCCATGCGTGCTGCCCAGACGACACCGGATGAGTTTGATATCTTGCCGGAAGATTTTTCCAAGGAGCCGTTGGGCCCGTTCGTGCGTCAGGGGGACGATGATTGGTTCACGCTGGTGCGATGGACATTGAATGCCATGCTGGAAGCGGAGGAATATGGCATTACCAGTGCTAATGTGGATGAAATGACCAAGAGCGATAACCCTAATGTTCAGCGCATTCTGGGCGTGTCCGGCGAACTGGGTAAAGGTTTGAAGCTGGATAACAAGTGGGCCTACAACATCATTAAACAGGTCGGCAATTACGGCGAAAGCTTCGAGCGTAATCTGGGAAAATCAACAGCATTGAAGCTGGATCGCGGTTTGAATGCACAATGGCGTGACGGTGGTGTGATGTACGGCTGGCCAGTGCGTTAA
- a CDS encoding ATP-binding cassette domain-containing protein, producing the protein MIEFQHVFKSYGRSKNILADINFRIDDGEFIFVSGPSGAGKSTLLRLIGGLELPSRGSVQVNGHRLDKLPARARPYLRRAVGVVLQDTHLLQDRSALANVLLPLAVVGLEPSTAQARARAAMEKVGLRGKEDLKPVEMSGGEQQRLAIARAIVNRPAILIADEPTANLDADNAKRIMDVLMDFNRVGVTTLIASHDLHLMARYARRTLLIQDGRFSDHPGVLA; encoded by the coding sequence ATGATCGAGTTCCAACACGTTTTCAAATCGTATGGCCGCAGTAAAAATATCCTAGCTGACATTAATTTTCGCATTGATGACGGCGAATTTATTTTTGTGTCCGGCCCATCCGGAGCAGGTAAATCCACTTTATTACGTCTGATCGGAGGACTGGAGCTACCTAGCCGTGGCTCGGTCCAGGTCAACGGACACAGGCTGGACAAGCTGCCAGCCCGCGCACGACCTTATCTGCGACGCGCAGTGGGTGTGGTTTTACAAGATACACACTTGCTGCAAGACCGCAGTGCCCTGGCCAATGTGCTCCTGCCCCTGGCAGTCGTCGGTCTGGAGCCCAGTACCGCCCAGGCACGTGCCCGCGCCGCCATGGAAAAAGTGGGGCTACGCGGCAAAGAGGACTTAAAGCCGGTGGAAATGTCCGGTGGTGAACAACAACGGCTGGCTATTGCCCGCGCGATTGTCAATCGCCCGGCTATTTTGATTGCCGACGAACCGACTGCCAATCTGGACGCTGATAACGCCAAACGTATCATGGATGTCTTGATGGACTTTAACCGGGTGGGCGTCACTACCCTGATTGCCTCGCACGATCTGCATTTGATGGCACGCTATGCGCGTCGCACCCTGCTGATTCAGGACGGCCGCTTTTCCGATCACCCAGGAGTACTGGCATGA
- a CDS encoding ABC transporter permease, giving the protein MRTWLRHHQYAFLVALRRLRVQPFSSLSNLLVIALTLAVPVLGASILLAAQPVVREIPTSPEMTVFMKQNSTLEQAQAFSQAVGTEFQAELANIRLVSKEQALTQLQGNPSWTEALGALPSNPLPHAIVLTLHETPDLVTRADTLAKSLQRREDVDSVLLDSEWVQRLAAILSFIRIGLWILMAGVGVVVIATVFNTVRLQALNQREEIAVARLVGATEAFVRRPFLYMGALTGLLASALACGLALLALTPLNKALSSLAQSYGIQLTLMLPEFSLLLTAAILVAILGALAARWSVTRSTQY; this is encoded by the coding sequence ATGAGAACCTGGCTGCGCCATCATCAATATGCCTTCCTGGTGGCTTTGCGCCGCCTACGTGTACAACCCTTCTCCTCTCTGTCCAACTTGCTGGTCATTGCCTTGACCTTGGCGGTGCCAGTACTGGGCGCCAGTATCTTGCTGGCCGCTCAGCCTGTCGTGCGTGAGATCCCTACCTCACCCGAAATGACCGTGTTCATGAAGCAGAACAGCACGCTGGAGCAGGCCCAGGCCTTCAGCCAGGCCGTAGGTACAGAGTTTCAAGCTGAACTAGCCAATATCCGGTTGGTCAGCAAAGAACAGGCACTCACACAATTACAGGGCAACCCCAGTTGGACAGAGGCCTTGGGCGCCTTGCCCAGCAACCCTCTACCACACGCCATTGTGCTGACCCTGCATGAAACACCCGATCTGGTTACGCGGGCCGATACCTTAGCCAAATCCCTGCAAAGGCGCGAAGACGTGGATAGTGTCCTGCTCGATAGCGAATGGGTACAGCGTCTGGCCGCAATCCTGAGTTTTATCCGTATTGGCTTATGGATTCTGATGGCAGGCGTAGGGGTGGTCGTGATTGCCACCGTGTTCAATACCGTCCGTCTGCAAGCCCTGAACCAGCGCGAAGAAATTGCCGTGGCCCGTTTGGTCGGCGCAACCGAGGCCTTTGTACGTCGCCCCTTCCTGTATATGGGGGCACTGACCGGTCTGCTTGCCAGCGCCCTGGCATGCGGTCTGGCTTTGTTGGCATTAACTCCGCTGAATAAAGCCTTATCCAGCCTGGCCCAAAGCTATGGCATCCAACTGACGCTCATGCTGCCGGAATTTTCGCTTTTGCTGACAGCGGCTATTTTGGTCGCTATTTTGGGCGCCTTGGCGGCTCGCTGGTCTGTTACCCGTAGTACCCAATATTGA
- the mutY gene encoding A/G-specific adenine glycosylase, which yields MSLPEPRPQDLAKKVVAWQKISGRHHLPWQNTQDPYRVWLSEIMLQQTQVATVLGYYERFLERFPTVKDLAAAEQDEVMPYWAGLGYYARARNLHRCAREVVEKWDGCFPGNATDLATLPGIGRSTACAIAAFCFGERSPIMDGNVKRVFTRYFGIYGSTQKKAVENTLWAKADEVVKLAPASLDMAAYTQGLMDLGSQCCTRSKPTCSLCPLQSDCYAHSHQAQSELPSPKERIRQDERYTHVLIVELNGQVLLEQRPDKGIWGGLLTLPQFDDAISLQTAALHWSHEEAIALASFQHVFSHFKLHITPWLLHVNESTLAEPVAGQQWQDHEALEQTALPAPIRKLLLGLYQSNDSEQLLLS from the coding sequence ATGTCACTTCCTGAACCCCGTCCCCAAGATCTGGCCAAAAAAGTGGTGGCCTGGCAAAAAATCTCCGGCCGCCACCATCTCCCCTGGCAAAACACACAAGACCCATACCGCGTCTGGCTTTCCGAAATCATGTTGCAGCAAACCCAGGTCGCCACCGTCCTGGGTTACTACGAGCGTTTTCTGGAACGCTTCCCTACCGTCAAGGATCTGGCCGCTGCCGAGCAAGATGAAGTCATGCCCTACTGGGCCGGTTTGGGCTACTACGCCCGTGCCCGTAACCTGCACCGCTGTGCCCGAGAAGTCGTGGAGAAATGGGATGGCTGTTTCCCCGGCAATGCCACGGATCTGGCGACCTTGCCCGGCATAGGACGTTCTACCGCCTGTGCCATCGCCGCTTTCTGTTTTGGCGAGCGCAGCCCCATCATGGATGGCAACGTCAAGCGTGTGTTCACGCGTTACTTCGGCATCTATGGGTCCACACAAAAAAAGGCGGTGGAAAATACGTTGTGGGCCAAAGCAGATGAAGTGGTAAAGCTTGCTCCGGCCAGCCTGGATATGGCGGCCTACACCCAAGGGCTGATGGACCTGGGCTCGCAATGCTGCACGCGCAGCAAACCCACCTGCAGTCTCTGTCCGCTACAAAGCGACTGCTATGCCCACAGCCACCAGGCTCAGTCCGAACTGCCCAGCCCCAAAGAGCGTATCCGTCAGGATGAACGCTATACACATGTACTGATTGTGGAGTTGAACGGGCAGGTCTTACTGGAGCAACGACCTGACAAGGGTATTTGGGGTGGCCTGCTCACCTTGCCCCAGTTCGACGATGCCATCAGCCTGCAAACGGCGGCGCTGCACTGGTCCCATGAGGAAGCGATTGCGCTGGCCTCTTTCCAACACGTGTTTTCACACTTCAAGCTGCATATCACGCCGTGGCTGCTACATGTGAATGAGTCCACCCTGGCCGAGCCCGTGGCAGGCCAGCAATGGCAGGATCATGAAGCTCTGGAACAGACCGCCTTACCGGCTCCCATACGCAAGCTGCTGCTGGGCTTGTACCAGAGCAATGATAGTGAACAATTACTTCTGAGCTAA
- the rodA gene encoding rod shape-determining protein RodA has protein sequence MKRLLQLGLRAITAFDWPLLLLLVLMAALGMTIMHSAVGGTDWRFADQVRNFLLAFGVMWVAALIPPTMWMKLAPVVYSVGVVLLLGVEFFGETSKGATRWLDLGVARIQPSEMLKISVALMLAWYFHRYQRPKMSLLDFVVAGILLMIPFLLIVRQPDLGTALLVFAAGFCVIYFAGLSFKLIVPIVVVLVLGISALLYYEDYICVPDLDWVVLHDYQKHRVCTLLNPGSDRLGRGFHTIQSMIAIGSGGVYGKGYMMGTQSHLDFVPERTTDFIFAVFAEEFGLYGGIMLLVLYALLILRGLSIAAAAHTQFSRLLAGSMSMMLFVYVFVNIGMVTGILPVVGVPLPFLSYGGTALMTLGVACGMLMSISNDKPTRPA, from the coding sequence ATGAAGCGACTGTTGCAACTGGGCCTGAGAGCCATCACCGCTTTTGATTGGCCCTTGTTGTTGCTGCTGGTTTTGATGGCCGCGCTGGGCATGACGATCATGCATTCAGCGGTCGGGGGGACGGACTGGCGCTTTGCCGATCAGGTTCGGAATTTCCTGCTGGCCTTTGGTGTGATGTGGGTGGCCGCCCTGATTCCCCCGACGATGTGGATGAAGTTGGCCCCGGTCGTTTATTCGGTTGGGGTAGTCCTGCTCTTGGGGGTGGAGTTCTTTGGCGAGACCAGCAAAGGCGCGACGCGTTGGCTGGATCTCGGGGTGGCGCGTATTCAACCCTCGGAAATGCTCAAGATTTCTGTGGCGCTGATGCTGGCCTGGTATTTCCATCGCTATCAGCGGCCCAAGATGAGCCTGCTGGACTTTGTGGTGGCGGGTATTTTGCTGATGATCCCGTTCCTGCTGATTGTGCGTCAGCCGGACTTGGGTACGGCCTTGCTGGTATTTGCCGCTGGTTTCTGCGTGATTTATTTTGCTGGCCTATCCTTCAAACTGATCGTGCCGATTGTGGTGGTGTTGGTGCTGGGGATCAGTGCTCTGCTCTATTACGAAGACTATATCTGTGTTCCTGACCTGGATTGGGTGGTACTGCACGATTATCAGAAACACCGGGTCTGCACGCTGCTGAATCCGGGTAGCGACCGTCTGGGCAGGGGCTTTCATACCATCCAGTCCATGATTGCGATCGGTTCTGGTGGTGTTTACGGCAAGGGTTACATGATGGGCACCCAGTCCCATCTGGATTTCGTGCCCGAGCGGACTACCGACTTTATTTTTGCGGTGTTTGCCGAAGAGTTCGGTTTGTATGGCGGCATCATGCTGCTGGTGCTGTATGCCTTGCTGATTCTGCGCGGCTTGTCGATTGCTGCTGCAGCTCATACGCAGTTCAGTCGTCTGCTGGCGGGTTCCATGTCCATGATGCTGTTTGTCTACGTGTTCGTGAATATAGGCATGGTCACGGGAATTTTGCCCGTGGTGGGCGTACCTTTGCCATTCCTGAGCTACGGCGGTACAGCCTTGATGACGCTCGGTGTGGCCTGCGGAATGCTGATGAGCATCAGCAACGATAAGCCCACGCGGCCTGCATAG
- the mrdA gene encoding penicillin-binding protein 2 — protein sequence MFEFKKTSHQLRQRIFFRVLVAAVLACILLAVLGVRLWYLQVVRYEGFAARADQNRIAVIPITPRRGEILDRNGEVLARNYRDYTLSAVPASLGEPVDEMLDRVGELVELSPRARRRFKQNVAQNSRYSEILLRNNLSDDEAAWFAAHAFKFPGVTLQARWVREYPHGESAAHVLGYVGRISEGDQQRLEETGQTGNYRGTQVIGKKGIEKTWEKTLHGRTGIEEVEVAASGRPVRTLSRVDPVPGASLRLSLDIGLQKMAEGLFAGRRGALVAIEPSTGEVLAFVSAPSFDPNLFIDGIDVENWRKLNDSPDHPLINRPLYGTYPIGSTYKPFVALAALETGKRKATDRISDPGYFEFGGQRFRNAGGAVYGSTDMHRALVVSSDTYFYSLGPEIGVDNLHDFMKQFGFGQHTGIDLDGERRGILPSTEWKRKAYRKPAQQRWYAGESISVAVGQGYNSFTVLQLAHATAVLASNGIVRPPHLVTQTLSPYDPEIEQPVRIDAKLIALKQENVDVVKQALVDVVRQGTARRAFAGAAYQAAGKTGTAQVFSLRGAKYNANAIDERLRDHALFMSYAPAENPKIAVALIVENAGWGGSVAAPIVRKVFDYWLVERGQMQ from the coding sequence ATGTTTGAATTTAAAAAAACTTCGCATCAGTTACGCCAACGCATTTTTTTTCGCGTTCTGGTGGCGGCCGTTCTGGCCTGCATACTGCTGGCGGTTTTGGGCGTGCGCTTGTGGTATTTGCAAGTGGTGCGCTATGAAGGCTTTGCCGCCCGAGCCGATCAGAACCGTATTGCCGTCATTCCGATTACTCCTCGCCGAGGCGAGATTCTGGACCGCAATGGCGAGGTTCTGGCCCGTAATTACCGGGACTACACCTTATCGGCCGTGCCGGCCAGTCTGGGCGAGCCCGTGGACGAAATGCTCGATCGTGTTGGCGAGTTGGTGGAGCTAAGCCCACGCGCTCGTCGTCGATTCAAGCAGAATGTCGCCCAAAATAGCCGATATTCCGAAATTTTGCTGCGCAATAACCTAAGCGATGATGAAGCGGCCTGGTTTGCTGCCCATGCTTTCAAATTCCCCGGTGTGACCTTGCAGGCCCGCTGGGTGCGTGAGTACCCACACGGCGAGTCAGCAGCGCATGTGCTGGGGTATGTAGGCCGGATTTCCGAAGGCGATCAGCAGCGTCTGGAAGAAACCGGGCAAACCGGTAACTACCGAGGCACGCAGGTCATTGGCAAAAAAGGGATTGAGAAAACCTGGGAAAAGACCCTGCACGGACGCACAGGTATCGAAGAGGTGGAAGTGGCCGCTTCAGGTCGCCCTGTACGCACCTTGAGCCGCGTGGACCCTGTGCCGGGGGCCAGCCTGCGTTTGTCTCTGGATATTGGCCTGCAGAAAATGGCGGAGGGTTTGTTCGCCGGGCGACGTGGTGCGCTGGTGGCGATTGAGCCCAGCACGGGGGAAGTGCTGGCGTTTGTGTCGGCGCCGTCCTTTGACCCGAACTTGTTTATCGACGGTATCGACGTAGAAAATTGGCGCAAGTTAAATGATTCGCCCGATCATCCGCTGATTAACCGCCCTCTGTACGGTACCTATCCGATTGGGTCGACCTATAAGCCCTTTGTGGCCTTGGCGGCGCTGGAAACCGGCAAGCGCAAGGCGACCGATCGTATTTCCGACCCCGGCTATTTTGAGTTTGGTGGCCAGCGTTTCCGTAACGCGGGTGGGGCGGTTTACGGGTCTACCGATATGCACCGTGCTCTGGTGGTGTCCTCGGATACTTACTTCTACTCCTTGGGCCCAGAAATCGGTGTCGATAATCTGCACGACTTCATGAAGCAGTTTGGCTTTGGCCAGCATACTGGTATTGACCTGGATGGCGAACGCCGGGGCATTTTGCCGTCTACCGAGTGGAAACGTAAGGCGTATCGCAAACCGGCGCAACAGCGTTGGTATGCTGGGGAGAGTATTTCCGTGGCGGTAGGCCAGGGCTATAACTCTTTTACCGTGCTGCAACTGGCCCATGCCACGGCTGTGCTGGCCAGCAATGGCATTGTGCGGCCCCCACATCTGGTTACCCAGACGCTAAGCCCCTACGACCCGGAAATTGAGCAACCCGTTCGTATTGATGCCAAGCTGATTGCCTTGAAGCAGGAAAATGTCGACGTGGTCAAGCAGGCTTTGGTCGATGTGGTGCGCCAGGGTACGGCACGTCGCGCTTTTGCGGGAGCGGCCTATCAGGCTGCTGGAAAGACGGGGACTGCGCAGGTCTTTAGTTTGCGCGGTGCCAAGTACAACGCGAACGCCATTGACGAGCGACTGCGGGATCATGCCTTGTTCATGTCTTACGCTCCGGCAGAAAATCCTAAAATTGCTGTTGCCTTGATTGTGGAAAACGCAGGGTGGGGTGGTTCGGTTGCGGCACCGATTGTGCGCAAAGTCTTTGATTACTGGTTGGTGGAGCGGGGGCAGATGCAATGA
- the mreD gene encoding rod shape-determining protein MreD, which yields MTRRAESSDTSNRKTRSSSLSSLQPIDSSPFSRASSPWLVWGSILLMWLGSMLPWRLLPFAPDLLMLVLGFWAVHEPRRVPMSLAFVLGILVDVHDGSLLGEHALAYVLVVYGALLLRKRILNFGMWIHCLHMAVVLLLAQLIVQVLHAWLVGEWSGWEWAGGALLTAALWPLADSVLFLPQRRLDESDSGSS from the coding sequence ATGACGCGACGCGCTGAGTCCTCGGACACCTCTAACCGTAAAACCCGGTCCTCATCTTTGAGCAGTTTGCAGCCTATTGATAGCAGCCCGTTTTCGCGTGCTTCCAGCCCGTGGTTGGTGTGGGGCTCAATTCTTTTGATGTGGCTAGGGTCCATGTTGCCCTGGCGCCTGTTGCCCTTTGCACCGGACCTGCTGATGTTGGTACTGGGTTTTTGGGCTGTTCATGAACCGCGCCGTGTTCCCATGTCCCTGGCTTTTGTATTGGGCATTTTGGTGGATGTACATGATGGTAGCCTCCTTGGCGAGCATGCCCTGGCCTATGTGCTGGTTGTGTACGGCGCCTTGCTGTTGCGCAAACGTATTCTGAACTTTGGCATGTGGATTCACTGCCTGCACATGGCGGTCGTGCTGCTGCTGGCACAGTTGATCGTGCAGGTGTTGCACGCGTGGCTGGTGGGGGAGTGGTCTGGTTGGGAGTGGGCGGGTGGTGCCTTGCTGACAGCCGCTTTGTGGCCGTTGGCCGATAGTGTGCTGTTCTTGCCGCAGCGACGTCTGGACGAGTCCGACTCCGGCTCGTCCTGA
- the mreC gene encoding rod shape-determining protein MreC, translated as MREQGSIRLFRRGSSAELRLAALLVLTVGLLITDARYAVLEPVRQAIATVLYPFQRVMLAPRDLVTYFSSWTDAASTARSEKEALQRQRIELAQLSTHAAQLSAENEQLRRLLQVADTVTQPSVAVEVLYEPPNGYARHLIFNKGSASGIRPGMPVIDEGGVVGQVVRVTRFTSEAALITDDKVSVPVQVLRNGLRLIAFGGNPGGKVEVRFLTNDVDLEPNDTLITSGIGGLFPAGLPVGTVSSIERDDASGFALALVTPLSHPERYRHFLVLLVPESERPLEQEDADDATR; from the coding sequence ATGCGAGAACAAGGCTCCATCCGGCTATTTAGGCGCGGCTCATCAGCTGAGCTGCGTTTGGCCGCTCTTTTGGTGCTGACGGTGGGCCTGTTGATCACTGACGCTCGTTACGCTGTGCTTGAACCTGTGCGGCAGGCTATTGCCACCGTCTTGTATCCCTTTCAGCGTGTCATGCTCGCTCCGCGCGATCTGGTAACTTACTTCAGCAGTTGGACAGATGCGGCCTCGACCGCCCGTTCTGAAAAAGAAGCCTTGCAACGCCAGCGCATTGAGCTGGCCCAGCTCTCTACCCATGCGGCCCAGCTTTCTGCTGAAAACGAACAATTGCGTCGTTTGCTGCAAGTGGCCGATACCGTCACCCAGCCTTCTGTTGCGGTTGAGGTTCTGTACGAACCGCCCAATGGATATGCGCGTCACCTGATTTTCAACAAGGGTTCGGCAAGCGGTATTCGTCCCGGCATGCCCGTCATTGACGAAGGCGGGGTTGTCGGGCAGGTGGTGCGTGTCACGCGCTTTACTTCAGAAGCCGCACTGATTACTGACGACAAAGTCTCGGTACCGGTACAGGTGCTGCGTAATGGACTGCGCCTGATTGCCTTTGGCGGTAACCCTGGTGGCAAGGTAGAGGTACGTTTTCTGACCAACGATGTAGACCTGGAGCCTAACGATACCTTGATCACGAGTGGTATCGGTGGTTTGTTCCCTGCTGGTTTGCCGGTCGGTACGGTCAGTAGTATCGAGCGCGATGATGCTTCCGGCTTTGCGCTGGCTTTGGTGACGCCCTTGTCGCACCCCGAGCGTTACCGTCATTTTCTAGTTTTACTGGTGCCCGAGAGCGAACGCCCTCTTGAACAGGAGGATGCTGATGACGCGACGCGCTGA